Proteins encoded together in one Thamnophis elegans isolate rThaEle1 chromosome 10, rThaEle1.pri, whole genome shotgun sequence window:
- the LOC116513867 gene encoding A-kinase anchor protein 4-like, producing the protein MSQEVDWLHSQAGVCKVDLYNPGGGKDQERKVICFVDVSSLNIKQTDDTDKDAAGQSKSSESATGLDLGKMQDKEVIVIKDSDTPEQSKTEGAVCLFKQGSTEELNVVSWLFDDLQKYACGFQHALTPSTAPPAQKPSAADKMSQNNNNTAFKPSEGQKTPSDEVACTVQKLCTLVMQMASKEISENLEDAASKCIRKAIYASKDGKPLNASGSVSKDPNKEEGKGLPKKTSLFYGELCSNQSESSPDDEGRPTHAHLIHPRKQSSCSEGIGSFNKGLMVYANKNAKDMTFSFVNATKIHKRPPLPACVILKRVFLKHTRDVISDLIDSTMKNLHNVTGVLMTDSDFVTMVKKNLFNAGTQKSTEILEAMVLRMYNALMSDNKDRGHSLVYSLLKTGCSLDPNSPNMHFASLKGGVHMREKGRQDGQTSAQKVGETIIKDGISMLRSRAGGKGPERGCHDKKSEKSNSTTEFLAKDLILTALMLIQQHLLTQYKEPVCESNTSSFGFYEKGGKHGSKSHSARSEPQQQEYQRGEIQSALLSIIQKVLQEAGFNVDECEISKNPKSNTYDDRSNRKPPSKQNSSDVDCENMEQINKKFIDQLMESVMKLCMYMTKSPDFVVEDYSDEQGTYITARNKGMSTPDSMLSQKPPRTNIGKPLVPAGSEVIVNNQSSNSSSQNRELQAVLQWMAASHFQVPNLTFMNENDDELKKLPQLADKAAKKGASVGDILQEVMKYFEKQQVDAAVGNMPRCGLLDWLLANM; encoded by the exons ATGTCTCAGGAAGTTGATTGGTTACACAGCCAAGCAGGTGTGTGTAAGGTCGACCTCTATAATCCTGGAGGAGGAAAGGATCAGGAACGCAAAGTGATTTGTTTTGTCGATGTTTCCAGCCTGAACATTAAGCAAACAGATGATACAGATAAGGATGCTGCTGGCCAATCTAAAAGCAGTGAATCTGCCACAGGACTTGATCTGGGGAAAATGCAGGACAAAGAGGTCATTGTTATCAAGGACAGTGACACACCAGAACAGTCTAAGACAGAAGGAGCAGTTTGCCTGTTCAAACAAGGTTCAACCGAAGAGCTTAATGTTGTGTCCTGGCTTTTTGATGACCTGCAAAAATATGCATGTGGATTTCAGCATGCACTAACCCCTTCAACCGCCCCTCCTGCACAAAAGCCATCGGCAGCGGACAAGATGTCCCAGAATAACAACAATACAGCTTTCAAACCTTCGGAAGGTCAGAAAACGCCATCAGATGAAGTAGCATGCACTGTCCAAAAGCTGTGCACTTTGGTTATGCAGATGGCAAGTAAAGAGATCTCTGAAAATTTGGAAGACGCCGCCAGCAAATGTATACGCAAGGCAATTTATGCCTCTAAAGATGGGAAACCTCTCAATGCCTCTGGTTCGGTAAGTAAG GATCCCAATAAAGAGGAAGGTAAAGGACTCCCCAAGAAAACGTCGCTTTTTTATGGTGAGTTATGTTCCAACCAAAGCGAATCATCACCAGATGACGAAGGAAGACCAACCCATGCCCACTTGATACATCCAAGAAAACAGTCATCCTGCAGTGAAGGTATTGGTTCTTTTAACAAAGGGCTAATGGTATATGCAAACAAAAATGCTAAGGATATGACATTTTCATTTGTGAATGCCACCAAGATACACAAAAGGCCACCACTCCCAGCCTGTGTGATTCTGAAGAGAGTGTTTCTCAAACACACAAGGGATGTCATATCGGACTTAATTGACTCTACCATGAAAAATCTGCACAATGTCACCGGAGTCCTCATGACAGACTCAGATTTTGTTACTATGGTGAAGAAAAACCTCTTCAATGCGGGAACCCAGAAGTCAACTGAGATTTTAGAAGCAATGGTATTAAGAATGTATAACGCTTTGATGTCGGATAATAAGGACAGAGGGCATAGTCTTGTATATTCTTTATTGAAAACAGGATGTTCGTTAGACCCCAATTCTCCAAATATGCACTTTGCATCTTTGAAGGGTGGGGTCCATATGAGGGAAAAGGGAAGGCAAGATGGACAGACATCAGCACAAAAAGTAGGTGAAACAATAATTAAGGATGGAATTAGCATGTTGAGATCAAGAGCAGGAGGCAAAGGTCCAGAGAGGGGATGTCATGATAAGAAGTCAGAAAAAAGTAACTCTACCACCGAGTTTCTAGCAAAAGACCTCATTTTGACAGCTTTAATGTTGATACAACAACATCTCTTAACTCAGTACAAAGAGCCTGTTTGTGAGTCAAATACGTCTTCATTTGGATTTTATGAAAAGGGAGGTAAACATGGTTCTAAATCTCATAGTGCCAGGAGTGAGCCACAGCAGCAAGAATAccagaggggggaaatacaaagtGCCCTTCTGTCAATCATCCAGAAGGTCCTACAAGAGGCTGGTTTCAATGTAGATGAGTGTGAAATAAGCAAGAATCCCAAGTCGAACACGTATGACGATAGATCTAATAGAAAGCCCCCATCCAAACAGAATAGTTCAGATGTGGATTGTGAAAATATGGAACAGATAAATAAGAAATTCATTGATCAGCTGATGGAATCTGTGATGAAGCTCTGTATGTACATGACTAAAAGCCCTGATTTTGTTGTGGAAGATTACTCTGACGAGCAAGGGACATACATCACAGCAAGAAACAAAGGCATGTCAACTCCAGATTCAATGTTATCCCAGAAACCTCCACGAACTAATATTGGAAAACCGCTTGTGCCTGCTGGTTCTGAGGTGATAGTAAACAATCAGAGCTCCAACAGCAGCTCACAGAACAGAGAACTCCAGGCTGTCCTCCAGTGGATGGCTGCTTCTCATTTCCAAGTGCCCAATCTCACTTTCATGAATGAGAATGAtgatgagctgaagaagcttccacAACTGGCTGACAAGGCAGCCAAGAAAGGTGCAAGCGTGGGGGATATTTTGCAGGAGGTAATGAAGTATTTCGAGAAACAACAGGTTGACGCCGCTGTGGGAAACATGCCTCGTTGCGGATTACTTGACTGGTTGCTTGCTAATATGTAG
- the LOC116513868 gene encoding A-kinase anchor protein 4-like: MAHEIDWLHSQSGLCKVDLYSREGERDQDRKVICFVDVANLNIKDRNRRKRSATDPCVDLSNLEEKEVIVIKDNEHNRHSNTEGAVCLFKQGSSEELNVVSWLSNDLQKYAIGFKHALRPSGPRKSAYESPTIEKMSQGSDTSFRGSCSQRGDDLSYYVNKLCSLVVQMAHKEMKDKLESSGRCIRQSIRGSNGKNGEDYAKLSPKPSQDDPRKTSLFYGEMSNQSKQNGYNQGADRQMLERKQSAQDDGSCSKGLMVYANQVASDMMFSFMKTMKVQKGKHPPPACVVLKKVLLKHTRDVISDLIDSTMKNLHNVTGVLMTDSDFINTVKKNLFNAGTQKSTEILEAMVKRLFKALSGDDKKSQSLAFAALKAGTHCDSRSQGLQFASLKGEMHGPLGGRGNGQMRPLPSGSKGSDKHCSMDVYAKDLIVTALMLIQQHLLEKNKDQGCRESNTTSFGYVHDRTGGSKYGSRPSGGRQDSLESQKCDISSILLSIIQKVLREAGCSDESFDKGYKQPSFAECRPQRSPPKSNGCPEMYDNMEQINRQFIDQLVESVMKLCMLMAKGNESDGRCNGRPLVGSGSEVIVNNQNCNNSTQNRELQAVLQWLVASQFNVPNLTFMNEHNGDLNRLPQLADKAVKKGYSVGDIVQEVMKYYEKQQTDGMSGCRPQCGLVDWLLCNL, from the coding sequence TCAAGATCGTAAAGTTATCTGTTTTGTTGATGTTGCCAACCTTAACATAAAGGATAGAAACAGACGTAAAAGAAGTGCCACTGACCCTTGCGTTGACCTAAGTAATCTTGAAGAAAAAGAAGTCATTGTGATTAAGGACAACGAACACAATCGGCACAGCAATACTGAAGGAGCGGTCTGCCTTTTCAAACAAGGGTCCTCTGAAGAACTTAACGTTGTGAGCTGGCTCAGCAACGACCTTCAGAAATACGCAATTGGATTCAAGCATGCACTAAGGCCCTCCGGCCCTCGTAAATCAGCTTACGAATCACCTACAATTGAAAAGATGTCCCAGGGAAGCGACACGTCATTCAGAGGCTCTTGTAGCCAGAGAGGAGATGACCTTTCATATTACGTTAACAAGCTTTGTTCCTTAGTGGTTCAAATGGCACACAAAGAAATGAAGGATAAACTGGAAAGCAGCGGAAGATGCATTCGTCAGTCCATCCGAGGATCTAATGGCAAGAATGGGGAAGACTATGCCAAGCTGTCTCCCAAACCATCTCAGGATGACCCAAGAAAGACCTCACTCTTTTACGGTGAGATGTCTAATCAGAGCAAGCAAAATGGCTACAACCAAGGAGCAGACAGACAAATGTTGGAAAGGAAACAGTCAGCACAAGATGATGGTTCTTGTAGCAAGGGACTGATGGTGTATGCAAACCAGGTTGCTTCAGATATGATGTTCTCGTTCATGAAAACAATGAAAGTCCAAAAGGGGAAGCATCCTCCACCAGCCTGTGTGGTGTTAAAGAAAGTCCTCCTCAAACACACCAGAGACGTCATATCTGACTTAATCGATTCCACCATGAAGAACTTACACAATGTAACAGGAGTGCTCATGACAGATTCGGATTTCATCAATACTGTGAAGAAGAACCTTTTCAACGCTGGGACCCAGAAATCAACGGAGATTCTGGAAGCGATGGTGAAACGCTTATTTAAAGCCCTTTCAGGGGACGATAAGAAATCTCAAAGCTTAGCTTTTGCAGCATTGAAAGCTGGTACTCATTGTGACTCCAGATCTCAAGGACTTCAGTTCGCATCACTTAAGGGCGAGATGCATGGCCCTCTAGGTGGCAGAGGAAACGGACAGATGAGACCTCTTCCATCCGGAAGCAAGGGTTCAGATAAGCACTGTTCAATGGATGTGTATGCTAAAGACCTTATCGTAACAGCATTAATGTTAATACAGCAACATCtgttagaaaaaaacaaagaccAAGGATGCCGGGAGTCAAATACTACATCGTTTGGCTATGTCCATGACAGAACTGGAGGCTCCAAATATGGTTCAAGGCCAAGTGGAGGAAGGCAGGATAGCCTGGAATCACAAAAATGTGATATCTCAAGTATCCTTTTGTCAATCATCCAGAAAGTATTAAGAGAAGCTGGCTGTTCAGACGAGAGTTTTGACAAAGGCTACAAACAACCTTCTTTCGCTGAGTGCAGACCACAAAGGTCCCCACCAAAATCAAATGGATGCCCTGAGATGTATGACAACATGGAACAGATCAACAGACAATTTATTGACCAGCTGGTGGAATCTGTGATGAAGTTGTGCATGTTGATGGCTAAAGGCAATGAATCTGATGGAAGATGCAACGGGAGACCTTTGGTAGGTTCAGGATCCGAGGTGATTGTGAACAACCAGAACTGCAACAACAGTACCCAAAACAGAGAACTGCAAGCTGTGCTCCAGTGGTTGGTTGCTTCGCAGTTCAACGTGCCAAACCTGACTTTCATGAACGAGCACAATGGAGACCTAAACAGACTTCCACAGCTGGCTGATAAAGCCGTCAAGAAAGGCTACAGTGTGGGAGATATTGTTCAGGAAGTAATGAAGTATTACGAGAAACAACAGACGGATGGCATGTCAGGATGCAGGCCTCAATGTGGACTGGTCGACTGGCTGCTTTGTAACCTGTAA